One Arthrobacter sp. Soc17.1.1.1 DNA segment encodes these proteins:
- a CDS encoding EamA family transporter, producing the protein MVLLLTAVAPCVWGTTYIITSELLPPDRPLLAAALRSLPAGVLLVVLVRKLPQGSWWWRSSVLGVLNIGVFFALLFIAAYRLPGGVAATIGAVQPLLVAVLAAGWLGEKLTRTKLTAGVTGLVGVALLVLQAQARLDLLGVVAALGGAVAMACGVVLTKKWGRPDTLLATTSWQLVAGGLFLTPIAFLIEGPPPADLTLPNLLGYLYLGIIGTALAYTLWFRGVHLLPASTTAILGLLSPLVATLAGWALINQDLTPGQLLGAAIILGTLALSALRTPRSVAPTSQHVASTTGNGR; encoded by the coding sequence ATGGTCCTACTCCTGACAGCTGTCGCTCCTTGCGTGTGGGGGACGACGTACATCATCACCTCTGAGCTGCTGCCCCCTGACAGGCCGCTCCTGGCCGCAGCTCTCCGCTCCCTCCCGGCTGGGGTGCTGTTGGTGGTCCTGGTCCGCAAGCTCCCGCAGGGGAGCTGGTGGTGGCGCTCCAGTGTCCTGGGAGTCCTGAACATCGGGGTGTTTTTCGCGCTGCTGTTCATCGCCGCCTATCGGCTACCCGGTGGAGTCGCCGCAACCATCGGAGCCGTCCAACCACTCCTGGTCGCGGTCCTGGCCGCCGGCTGGCTCGGGGAGAAACTGACACGGACGAAACTTACCGCCGGGGTCACCGGCCTGGTGGGTGTCGCGTTGCTCGTCCTGCAAGCCCAGGCCCGACTCGACCTTTTGGGCGTGGTCGCCGCCCTCGGAGGCGCGGTAGCTATGGCCTGCGGCGTGGTCCTGACGAAGAAATGGGGTAGACCTGACACGCTGCTGGCTACCACGTCCTGGCAGCTCGTCGCAGGCGGGCTCTTCCTCACTCCAATCGCCTTCCTGATCGAAGGTCCGCCACCGGCGGATCTGACGCTGCCCAACCTTCTCGGTTACCTCTACCTCGGGATCATCGGCACCGCCCTGGCTTATACGCTCTGGTTCCGAGGCGTCCACCTCCTACCGGCATCGACCACCGCGATACTCGGCCTCCTCAGCCCACTCGTAGCAACCCTGGCAGGATGGGCCCTTATCAACCAGGACCTGACCCCCGGGCAGCTCCTCGGCGCCGCCATCATCCTCGGCACCCTTGCCCTGAGCGCACTCCGAACACCCCGTAGCGTCGCACCAACCTCTCAACACGTTGCCTCGACAACAGGCAACGGACGCTAA
- a CDS encoding MarR family winged helix-turn-helix transcriptional regulator: protein MTRSEAQDHVAGVLEQWARERPDVDVSPMAVIGRLSRVARRIEVRLSENFAAHGIDAPTFDVLATLRRSGDPYSLSPKDLVGTSMVTSSAIAQRLNKLEADGLIERIANQHDGRGKLVHLTDTGREIVDSILPDHVAVEREFLKVLTTEQQNTLAALLASLDH, encoded by the coding sequence ATGACCCGGTCAGAAGCTCAGGATCATGTGGCAGGCGTGCTCGAGCAGTGGGCGCGTGAACGCCCAGATGTTGACGTGAGCCCGATGGCCGTCATCGGTCGTCTCTCCCGGGTAGCGCGCAGGATCGAGGTCCGGCTGTCCGAGAATTTCGCAGCCCACGGAATTGATGCACCTACCTTTGACGTGCTGGCAACTCTGCGCCGTTCCGGAGACCCCTATTCGTTGAGTCCGAAGGACCTAGTAGGAACCTCGATGGTCACCTCGAGCGCGATCGCTCAGCGCTTGAACAAGCTCGAGGCCGACGGGCTGATCGAACGCATCGCGAACCAGCACGACGGACGAGGGAAACTTGTCCATCTCACCGACACGGGCCGCGAGATCGTCGACAGCATCCTTCCCGACCATGTAGCCGTCGAGCGCGAGTTCCTTAAAGTACTCACTACCGAGCAGCAGAACACCCTCGCCGCACTTCTTGCATCACTCGACCACTAA